Genomic segment of Apium graveolens cultivar Ventura chromosome 7, ASM990537v1, whole genome shotgun sequence:
aattatttcccTAGTTTCTTATGACAGTATGTAAAATTGTCAAAAACTAATTTATAGAACTTAACATAGCCTAACGAAGAAAATCAAAGTTTGAAATGCaataaattgatttttttattgAAACTCCATTTTTTCTCTCTAAATTTTAACTtagattttttatataatttaaagtATTAAATATTTTACTAATAATACCTATTTATGCAAATATGTatttaaaaagtaaaaataaaaaatccTGCATGTTTATAAACTAGTAATATATAATGTATTGTACCTTCATAAGACATAGAAAACTTTTCGTAACATGAAGTGTGTTTCTCTTTATGCAAACTAATTTTCTAAAACTAAGTCAAATATATTATATCTGTTCAGATATGAGCAAATCTTCATAAGCCAAATTCTCAACACCTAGAGATTTTAGGAGAACTCACGTTAAAGTCCTCTGACcctatatatttaatttaaatatttgttgttcCTATTGATATTGGTATTGGTTGTACAGTAAAACCTCTCTAAATTAAtactcgattaattaataatctctctaaattaataattttgtccggtcccgacttgggccagttcaaaaaatgatcaatttcgataagataataagataataatttttttaaaaaccctgtataaaaatatggtcccaataaaactataaattaataattcccttatattcataaaaatatagctattacatctttgtaaaatatgattcaattgtagtttgctttttcataaaatttaaatcaacatgaAGCTCATCCCTAATCTTCCTTATTGCATCCAAAAGCTCGGGTGTGGTGCTTTCATGTTGCATCAAAAAGTTATTAAGCATTTTTGATGCCTTGAGTGCTTCTTTACGTGTAACCGGCTCCAACGGTGTTGTATCGTCTTCAAGATCATCTTCAACACTATTTTCAAGGATGGTGTTTGCAATCTCTTTTATACTCTGGACCTCggaacatgattcattttcaccCGGATAATCTAAGAAGTTATTAACATCCATTTTATTACGATAACCTAGATCCTTAATCATCACCTCAAGTTCATGAATGTATTCTTCCAGAGTTGTATGTTCATTTAAATTGCTTGAAACTTCATCTATGGAACAAATTTTGCAATGTTAAAAGCACCTTGCTATTGACTCTTGTTTTACATTTGTCGTCCACGTCGCGACTGCATAATTGATAGCATCCAAAACATTAATCTTTCCTGGATCAGATTGTCCCAACTCATAACCTTCTAATAACCCACGATAAAATCTCCTGCGATAGTGTATCTTGAAAGCTCTTATAATTCCTGCATCACAAGGTTGGATTTTTGATGTCATGTTAGGTGGCAAGAAGTACAACTCAATATTttgtagtccttcaatattttttgGATGTGCTGGACAGTTATCTACCACAAACAAAATTCTTCTGCCTTGCATTTGGCTATCAAACCAACGAATGTATTCATCAAAAAGTACACTAGTCATCCAAGCTCTTTTGTTTGCACCATAATGACAATTCAAGCTGCCCATGTTAACATTCTTGAAGCACCGTGGCTTTGCATACTTTCCAATAATCCATAAAAAAAAATTTCAGAGCCATCTTCATTGCAACATATAACAACCATGAGCCtttctttgttttgttttcttCCTTCAAGTTGTTTCGTAGCAAGAGAGTGATCAGCTTGTAACCTGTAAAACAAATCAGTTTCGTCCATGTTAAAAACATCTTTCATAGGGAACTGGTTTATTTTTTCCCTTATGGACTCCAGTTTCTTCTCCACGTCCTGTACATCAACAGAACCACTTTCTCCAAAGCGACGAAATGACTTAATACCATGTCTTAACTTGAATTTCTCAAGCCAACCTTGAGAAAAAGTGTGCTCCTGATCTTGTTGAGggtataaaattttcatgatcTCTTTTGCCTTCTCTAAAATTAGCTCTCCTGTCATATTAACACGATCTTGGTACTGGAGAAACCATTCATAGAGAACCTTCTCCATATCTTGATATTTTGCTGGTTTATGTCGCTTAATATCTTTTCTTTTCTCCAAGTAATTAGCTGCAAGATAGTCTGCTAACCTTTTCAGTGTATTTGATATTGTACCTTGACTAACTTTTAGATGAAACTTATTCTCGAGCCACAACTGGAGATCTTTTTGAGTGCATGATGAATTTTCTCTTTTATATTCACATAATGCTTTTCTTGCTTCATCCGTCATTGTTGATTTTGTGACACCTTTTAGATGAGAAGCCATTGTTTTGTTTGTATAATTTTTCCCCCAATCTAGTATATacagtatatataatatattttatgacTACACATGCATTGAATACTTTctatgtaaaatacaatgaattaaattaattcatgtactttgaattttcctaatatacattgaatattttctatgtaaaatacaatgaatttaacttatacactacatggactttgaatctaatatattgtacattacattgactttctaaattcatatacattgaattaattgaattaagtataaaatataaattgtacaattcattttatttaaatttatgtgaataaaaatttaatcaaaagttaattttgtttgctaccgaaaattctctataaattaataattattaatttatcgattaattaatacctctctaaattaatagaattcttcggtcccaactatattaatttatagagGTTTTACTGTAATTGTTATTGTCAATGGTAGCGAAAAATAAAGTACAATTAAGGAGGAGTATTAAAGAGTATTAGATTTTGTTCATGCCTTTCCTCAACCAACATAAAATTTTAGAAGGACTAGTTAACATTGTATCAGAGCTCAGGCTCGAGGGAGGAGGACACACGTTCAACTCCCTACTACCCTCGATATTCTCAATAATTATTGAAAATATTGACATTTTATATTGGTGGGCCCAAATAAATGGAAGGAGATGGTAATAAAGAAATGTGTACTATGATGGGCCCATAAATGGGAAGAGATCTCCAACTATTAATTGACCGCATGCTAGGCTCAAAAAGAGATAACACACCTCTTAATCCACTCTTCAAACCCGAATAAACGGGCTTTCGAGTGACAGGTATGTTGAGATATGAGATATGATCGTGATAAGCCCAATTCCGAACACCTTGAGATTTCAGGACAACTGGTAACTTGACATGGCATCAGAGCTCAACCAAAGTCTTCCCACccatatatattaaatttaaatatttattatcagCATTGATATTAAATTCAAGCCTTTCAATTGCTTTACACAGTGTCATGCCCGCACACAACATTCCATTATATGTGGGTAAAAAAAACTAGCTTTTCGGTACATGCTTTTATAACTATTAATGTGAGATATTACAAACACCTCTTTTTATTCGGTTGATATCCTGGTCGAACCTACAAACACACACATAC
This window contains:
- the LOC141673304 gene encoding uncharacterized protein LOC141673304, which translates into the protein MASHLKGVTKSTMTDEARKALCEYKRENSSCTQKDLQLWLENKFHLKVSQGTISNTLKRLADYLAANYLEKRKDIKRHKPAKYQDMEKVLYEWFLQYQDRVNMTGELILEKAKEIMKILYPQQDQEHTFSQGWLEKFKLRHGIKSFRRFGESGSVDVQDVEKKLESIREKINQFPMKDVFNMDETDLFYRLQADHSLATKQLEGRKQNKERLMVVICCNEDGSEIFFYGLLENEVSSNLNEHTTLEEYIHELEVMIKDLGYRNKMDVNNFLDYPGENESCSEVQSIKEIANTILENSVEDDLEDDTTPLEPVTRKEALKASKMLNNFLMQHESTTPELLDAIRKIRDELHVAGYMETEFHVPKTPLHEFELTHNLRQMKSFGQLVLARHWYTWWRISRKTTGKGEVRYVEEGKLGDEEISQLHRKFRDIEKELSDAELKKENRDKALLLLPTQQAGVAEKIQDSFYVKSVHGQITQDLV